A genomic window from Centroberyx gerrardi isolate f3 chromosome 14, fCenGer3.hap1.cur.20231027, whole genome shotgun sequence includes:
- the LOC139924445 gene encoding uncharacterized protein LOC139924445, whose protein sequence is MKSVVVLPVLFCLCGTWAQGESGAAQENDFFQPGNSSEGRESRVKEVKTETDATETTHKQTDHQTTATIPDIWAELKELRDMVVEQRVELRNMGEKVDEQRTELRFTQSKLEELGRENTALVSRMTASENELSATKTDLQLHKSKVEELERENAALLSAMEARMSSSESQLEELQRERTHKVAFSVGLTDSGLVGPFNTETTLIYRKVFSNLGQAYNPTTGIFTAPVRGLYYFSFAAFDFHYTGTLGLTLYHNDKRAMHSGIYNHDGSNEYVSNALILQLEESDVVYMRLPRGYQLSDDTNNPNIFTGFLLLSL, encoded by the coding sequence ATGAAGAGTGTGGTAGTTCTGCCGGTGCTGTTCTGTCTTTGTGGGACATGGGCTCagggagagagtggagcagCTCAAGAGAATGACTTCTTCCAACCGGGGAACAGCAGCGAAGGGAGAGAAAGCCGTGTGAAAGAGGTGAAGACTGAAACCGATGCCACAGAGACGACccacaaacagacagaccaCCAGACAACAGCCACAATCCCTGACATCTGGGCAGAGCTGAAGGAGCTGAGAGACATGGTGGTGGAGCAGAGGGTGGAGCTGAGGAACATGGGGGAGAAGGTGGACgaacagagaacagagctgAGGTTCACCCAGAGTAAGCTGGAGGAACTggggagagaaaacacagcCCTGGTGTCCAGGATGACAGCCAGTGAGAATGAGCTGAGCGCCACAAAGACTGACCTGCAGCTGCACAAGAGCAAAGTAGAGGAGCTGGAAAGGGAGAACGCAGCACTGCTGTCAGCCATGGAGGCCAGAATGAGCTCCAGTGAAAgccagctggaggagctgcagagagagCGCACACACAAGGTGGCCTTCTCTGTTGGTTTGACAGACTCAGGGCTAGTCGGACCCTTCAATACTGAAACCACTCTGATCTACAGAAAAGTCTTCTCCAACCTCGGCCAAGCTTACAATCCTACAACAGGTATCTTCACAGCTCCAGTGAGAGGACTGTACTACTTCAGTTTCGCTGCTTTTGATTTCCATTATACTGGAACACTTGGTTTAACCCTGTACCATAATGACAAGAGAGCGATGCACAGCGGGATTTATAACCATGATGGAAGTAATGAGTATGTCTCTAATGCGCTGAtccttcagctggaggagagtGATGTGGTGTACATGCGTCTTCCTCGAGGGTATCAACTCTCTGATGATACTAACAACCCCAACATATTCACTGGCTTCCTGCTCTTATCTTTGTAA